CGCTCGAAGAGCCGATCACGTCGTCTGGGGAGAGGGAGTAATGCCGGTCAACACCATTGAACTTCCTCAGGGCCTGCGCGACACCCTCGATGCGTTTATCCTGGCCGACCCAGGACGCGAGCATGGCGGCTTCCTGTTCGGCACGCCTCTGCGTTTCGACACCTTTCTGCCCGTGCCCAACGTCTCGGCACGGCCACAGCGCGAGTACAAGGTGCCAGACAACTGGCAGGACTACGTGAATGTCTTTGCCTGTGTCACCGGCAACGTGCCAATCGCCCACGTCCACACCCACCCCAGCCACAGCATCCCCAGTGAGCAGGACTTTCGCGCAGGCCAGTATTGGTACCGGCTCGTGCGCTACATGGTCCTGATTGCCCCGAATGCCAGCGGGAACAAGACGACGTGGTGGGTCCTTGATCGGAATGCCGAGGTGCAGGAGTTGCTGCACGTGGATCGGGAGCTGGAGGCCAGCAGTCTGCTCGTCGCCCGCCGCTACGGGTTCGCGGCTCTGGGCCAAGTGTTGCTCGACCA
The Deinococcus carri DNA segment above includes these coding regions:
- a CDS encoding Mov34/MPN/PAD-1 family protein, which gives rise to MPVNTIELPQGLRDTLDAFILADPGREHGGFLFGTPLRFDTFLPVPNVSARPQREYKVPDNWQDYVNVFACVTGNVPIAHVHTHPSHSIPSEQDFRAGQYWYRLVRYMVLIAPNASGNKTTWWVLDRNAEVQELLHVDRELEASSLLVARRYGFAALGQVLLDQQGSLRGPSATAQVLLENSQARQLYARLLAQGPVRTKAELAKVAGLPAERAQALAKALEAAGLVEIKVLRYGERGTEYRAVSLFAGGGV